A portion of the Lolium rigidum isolate FL_2022 chromosome 1, APGP_CSIRO_Lrig_0.1, whole genome shotgun sequence genome contains these proteins:
- the LOC124647643 gene encoding uncharacterized protein LOC124647643 produces MAAASIEKMECCSIGTSAAAPPKDETSWEYHLRKYLALLATLVATSTYAAGLSPPGGVWQENEDRGDGYKAGEPILYHSPRYLAFFYFNATAFAASLVVNLLLLVLNEKRTISLAVLRSVMVLDLLALMGAFATGSCEDPPTTAYVSTLVVALAAYVGIQILLAWYDKQETSQSQEEEGPDEALKIKEHRKELLVLATFATGISYAAGLSPPGGFRNDTEGDNQAGDPMLKARQSARLMAFFYFNTTAFVASLLVIVLLLGRKMQRYYAKLQLYGFIFVVLLGLLGAYVAGSSWKADTAAYVVVLVAAVPVYIFLVIFAKVLVSGPPESSPSPARVLLGGGGRQGSRHADEANTSNKNKNEGIEKAKSLILLLATLAATITYQAGMNPPGGVWPSDALKTEPPHKAGDPILLSTHEARYKVFFYCNSTAFVASLVVILMVHNKGLVRGHALEVAMILDLFGLIGAYAAGSCRDVSTSIYVMALAGAVLVYVVIHVVFFTLDNHDLSEEEKRRIDKRRKRLLLLAILVATITYQAGLTPPGGFWTKDGKIQDGDKVHNYYAGSAILQDGSGEYRRRYLAFFYCNSTSFMASVALIIMLVNPNLYRPGIRCYALYVCMVVALFGLMGAYAAGSARELRTSIYVFVLVGAVVAFILIQLLVFFEFCNFCGASSSGSTSGGSSKANDSLSSRRSQSPDRSSSSSSSSSSSSSTSSRRKYLMLLAILAASVTYQAGLTPPGGTWEKSVPDLHIMEGNPVLRVTDRARYRAFFYCNSASFAASVVVIVLLLQESLQDRRGLLIYAMNTAIVLDLLGLLGAYAAGSSRKWDMSGYVIALTAAVLAYVAVNLMIGRRGRGRVSSIPLQLPEARAQPKRTARCWSSPC; encoded by the coding sequence atggcggcggcgtccaTCGAGAAGATGGAGTGCTGCAGCATTGGAACGTCGGCGGCAGCGCCACCGAAAGACGAGACGTCATGGGAGTACCACCTGCGGAAGTACCTCGCGCTGCTGGCCACGCTGGTGGCCACCTCTACCTACGCGGCAGGGCTGAGCCCGCCGGGTGGAGTCTGGCAGGAGAACGAGGATAGGGGCGATGGGTACAAGGCCGGCGAGCCGATTCTGTACCACTCTCCCCGGTACCTCGCCTTCTTCTACTTCAATGCGACCGCCTTCGCGGCCTcgctcgtcgtcaacctcctcctccttgtcctgaaCGAGAAGCGGACGATCTCTCTCGCCGTCCTCCGGTCCGTCATGGTGCTGGACCTGCTCGCCCTCATGGGGGCCTTCGCCACCGGGAGCTGCGAGGACCCGCCGACCACCGCCTACGTCTCCACGCTCGTGGTCGCTCTCGCCGCCTATGTTGGCATCCAAATCCTCCTAGCTTGGTACGACAAGCAGGAGACCTCGCAGTCGCAGGAGGAGGAAGGCCCCGACGAAGCGCTCAAGATCAAGGAGCATCGCAAGGAGCTGCTTGTGCTGGCGACGTTCGCCACGGGCATCTCGTACGCCGCCGGCCTGAGCCCGCCCGGCGGCTTCCGCAACGATACCGAGGGAGACAACCAGGCCGGAGATCCCATGCTGAAGGCCAGACAGTCCGCGCGCCTGATGGCCTTCTTCTACTTCAACACCACGGCGTTCGTGGCGTCGCTACTCGTCATCGTGCTTCTCCTCGGCCGGAAGATGCAGAGGTACTACGCCAAGTTGCAGCTGTACGGATTTATCTTCGTCGTGCTGCTCGGACTTCTGGGCGCCTACGTCGCCGGGAGCTCCTGGAAGGCGGACACGGCCGCCTACGTGGTCGTTCTTGTCGCCGCTGTCCCCGTGTACATCTTCCTCGTGATTTTCGCCAAGGTGCTTGTCTCGGGTCCTCCCGAGAGCAGCCCCTCGCCGGCGCGCGTGTTGTTAGGTGGCGGCGGCAGGCAAGGGAGCCGCCACGCCGACGAGGCGAACACAAGCAACAAGAACAAGAACGAAGGCATCGAGAAGGCCAAATCTCTGATTCTGCTGCTCGCCACTCTCGCCGCGACCATTACTTACCAAGCGGGAATGAACCCGCCCGGCGGCGTCTGGCCGAGTGACGCTCTGAAGACGGAGCCACCCCACAAGGCCGGCGACCCGATCCTCCTGTCGACGCACGAGGCCCGCTACAAGGTGTTCTTCTACTGCAACTCCACCGCGTTCGTGGCGTCCTTGGTGGTCATCCTCATGGTCCATAACAAGGGCCTGGTAAGAGGACACGCGCTGGAGGTGGCCATGATACTAGACCTGTTCGGCCTCATCGGTGCTTACGCCGCCGGGAGTTGCCGGGACGTAAGCACTTCCATCTACGTCATGGCACTGGCGGGCGCCGTCCTGGTCTACGTCGTGATCCACGTCGTCTTCTTCACGCTGGACAACCATGACCTGAGcgaagaggagaagaggaggatcGACAAACGGCGCAAGCGGCTGCTGCTCCTCGCCATCCTCGTGGCTACCATCACCTACCAGGCCGGCCTCACCCCACCGGGCGGCTTCTGGACTAAGGACGGCAAGATCCAAGACGGCGACAAGGTCCACAACTACTATGCGGGTTCCGCGATTCTCCAAGACGGCAGCGGCGAGTACCGGAGGAGGTATTTGGCCTTCTTCTACTGCAACTCCACGAGCTTCATGGCGTCCGTGGCGCTCATTATCATGCTCGTGAACCCCAACCTGTACCGGCCGGGCATACGGTGCTACGCGCTCTACGTCTGCATGGTCGTCGCGCTGTTCGGCCTGATGGGCGCCTACGCCGCCGGGAGCGCGCGGGAGCTGCGGACGTCCATCTACGTCTTCGTGCTCGTCGGCGCGGTGGTCGCCTTCATCCTCATCCAGCTGCTCGTCTTCTTCGAATTCTGCAATTTTTGTGGCGCTTCCTCCTCTGGATCAACCTCCGGCGGCAGCAGCAAAGCGAACGACTCATTGTCCTCTCGGCGGTCACAATCGCCCGACCGCAGCAGTTCCAGTTCCAGTTCCAGTTCCAGTTCCAGTTCGACTTCGAGCCGGCGGAAGTACCTGATGCTGCTGGCGATCCTGGCGGCGAGCGTCACATACCAGGCCGGGCTCACCCCGCCGGGCGGCACTTGGGAGAAATCGGTGCCGGATTTGCACATCATGGAAGGGAACCCGGTACTGCGTGTGACCGACCGCGCCCGGTACCGAGCTTTCTTCTACTGCAACTCTGCCTCGTTCGCGGCGTCGGTGGTCGTCATCGTCCTGCTGCTGCAGGAGTCTCTGCAGGACCGCCGCGGCCTGCTAATCTACGCCATGAACACGGCGATCGTGCTGGACCTGCTGGGACTTCTGGGCGCGTACGCCGCCGGGAGCAGCCGTAAGTGGGACATGTCCGGGTACGTCATCGCGCTGACCGCCGCCGTGCTCGCCTACGTCGCCGTTAACCTCATGATCGGCCGGAGGGGACGAGGGAGAGTCAGCAGTATCCCGCTGCAGCTCCCTGAAGCTCGTGCCCAGCCGAAAAGAACGGCGAGGTGTTGGTCATCCCCGTGCTGA